In Gemmata obscuriglobus, a single genomic region encodes these proteins:
- a CDS encoding UDP-2,3-diacylglucosamine diphosphatase has product MLDAIVISDIHLGSENCQAKYLAHFLHTVRRGDLKARHLVLNGDVFDSIDFRRLKKNHWKILSELRKLADEMEVVWINGNHDGTAEVVSHLLGVRCADETVVESGGRKILFLHGHRFDEFITRYPFITWVADRVYNFLQKIDQSHTFAKFAKQRSKTFLRCTQKIEADAVKYAAKRGCDVVCCGHTHLPVANETGPIRYYNSGCWTEKPCHYLTVVNGVVNVCSYTEEVSDEVLNMVDPPALAPAVLASVA; this is encoded by the coding sequence GTGCTCGATGCCATCGTGATCTCGGACATCCACCTCGGCAGCGAAAACTGTCAGGCCAAGTACCTCGCTCACTTTTTACACACCGTGCGCCGCGGCGATCTTAAAGCCCGGCACCTTGTCCTTAACGGCGATGTCTTCGATTCGATCGACTTCCGCCGGCTGAAGAAGAACCACTGGAAGATTCTCTCCGAGCTACGGAAGCTCGCTGACGAGATGGAAGTGGTTTGGATCAACGGCAACCACGACGGCACCGCCGAGGTCGTTTCTCATTTGCTCGGGGTCCGCTGCGCGGACGAAACGGTCGTGGAGAGTGGCGGGCGGAAGATCCTCTTCCTGCACGGGCACCGGTTCGACGAGTTCATTACCCGCTACCCGTTCATCACCTGGGTGGCGGACCGGGTGTACAACTTCCTCCAGAAGATCGACCAGTCACACACGTTCGCCAAGTTCGCCAAACAGCGCAGCAAGACCTTCCTACGCTGCACCCAAAAGATCGAGGCCGACGCGGTCAAGTACGCCGCCAAGCGGGGGTGCGACGTGGTGTGCTGCGGGCACACTCACCTTCCCGTCGCGAACGAGACCGGGCCGATCCGGTACTACAACAGCGGGTGCTGGACCGAGAAGCCCTGTCACTACCTCACGGTCGTGAACGGCGTTGTCAACGTGTGCTCGTACACCGAAGAGGTGTCCGACGAGGTTCTCAACATGGTCGATCCGCCGGCCCTGGCGCCGGCGGTGCTGGCTTCGGTCGCGTGA
- a CDS encoding McrB family protein yields MLRDGGADVRARFEAVSRGFDAVRRHAPDLPPFEVGQFLERVSRTRGREFPTGSVPDGAFAWAATPGRVEQAVREVRTRVPLAHRMRSTPDECLNAVREFAAASAAGDSPAAFGAFRTAFPDGRWETALPALDDAYLPALPENDRAALWCEVSAVLRDRFKVHPLELADVVTAVADARCPEPGGDGFAGFCSDTFAFLGELAEANAKDWMAEHRDRYQFVLREPLVELCEAVAERYIHPVLNREHGWDLECDARSGRAVTSICKNDFGRGGPYQPVQWITFYRKALANKRADAQFFVRVADDGVHYGFHLGRSAREAGKQFRRNIQEHADAIFRALHTGNVFAECRFWTDDDLTTEVAVRSAADLRAWAVHKTLAIGKRLPSESPLLRREDLTGEILLTFDRLLPAFACAAEGDPRALLSRRAGAPDGAPPYDPASFHRETFLSEVWLDRVLGLLRLKRQLVLQGVPGTGKTHVARCLARLLAGDRADCVRLVQFHPSYSYEEFVEGIRARPVEGSARGEIAFPVEDGLLCQFAEQARARPSEPHVLIVDELNRGNVSRIFGELLYLLEYRDQAITLPYSRREFRLPENVFVLATMNPLDRSAVSLDHALRRRFSFVDMPADAVVLASWLESRADAEPTDPTFNPRVVLLFEELNRRLARDLGPDRQIGHSFFMVPELDHDKLAAVWTHHVRPVLLDYLGGREERLADYTPERLVGAGERRRKPKPSVPNDEP; encoded by the coding sequence ATGCTTCGCGACGGCGGAGCGGATGTCCGCGCGCGATTTGAGGCCGTGAGTCGCGGGTTCGATGCGGTCCGCCGGCACGCCCCGGACTTGCCCCCGTTCGAGGTCGGGCAGTTTCTGGAGCGGGTGTCGCGTACCCGTGGCCGCGAGTTCCCGACCGGTTCCGTCCCCGATGGCGCGTTCGCGTGGGCCGCGACACCCGGCCGTGTGGAGCAGGCCGTGCGGGAGGTGCGCACCCGCGTGCCGCTCGCCCACCGGATGCGGTCCACCCCCGACGAGTGCCTCAACGCGGTCCGCGAGTTCGCAGCCGCAAGCGCCGCCGGCGACTCGCCCGCAGCGTTCGGGGCGTTCCGAACGGCATTTCCGGACGGGCGCTGGGAAACCGCCCTCCCCGCCCTCGACGACGCGTACCTCCCCGCACTGCCCGAAAACGATCGCGCCGCCCTCTGGTGCGAGGTTTCCGCGGTGCTGCGCGACCGCTTCAAAGTTCACCCGCTCGAACTGGCCGACGTGGTGACCGCCGTCGCGGACGCGCGGTGCCCCGAGCCGGGCGGCGACGGGTTCGCGGGGTTCTGCTCGGACACGTTCGCGTTCCTGGGCGAACTGGCCGAAGCCAACGCCAAAGACTGGATGGCCGAGCACCGCGACCGCTACCAGTTCGTGCTGCGCGAGCCGCTGGTGGAGCTGTGCGAGGCCGTCGCGGAGCGGTACATCCACCCGGTCCTGAACCGCGAGCACGGCTGGGACCTGGAGTGCGACGCGCGGAGCGGGCGGGCGGTCACGAGCATCTGCAAGAACGACTTCGGGCGCGGCGGCCCTTACCAGCCGGTGCAGTGGATCACCTTCTACCGGAAGGCCCTGGCGAACAAGCGCGCGGACGCGCAGTTCTTCGTTCGGGTCGCGGACGATGGAGTCCACTACGGGTTCCACCTGGGCCGCTCGGCGCGCGAAGCGGGCAAGCAGTTCCGCCGCAACATCCAGGAACACGCGGACGCAATCTTCCGCGCGCTCCACACGGGCAACGTGTTCGCGGAGTGCCGATTCTGGACGGACGACGACCTGACGACCGAAGTCGCGGTGCGGTCGGCCGCGGACCTACGGGCGTGGGCGGTTCACAAAACGCTGGCGATCGGCAAGCGGCTGCCGTCCGAGTCGCCGCTCTTGCGCCGCGAGGACCTGACGGGCGAAATCCTGCTCACCTTCGACCGGCTGCTGCCGGCGTTCGCCTGCGCGGCCGAGGGCGACCCGCGGGCGCTGCTCTCGCGCCGGGCCGGAGCCCCGGACGGCGCCCCGCCCTACGACCCGGCGTCGTTCCACCGCGAAACGTTCCTGTCGGAAGTCTGGCTCGACCGCGTGCTCGGCCTGCTGCGGTTGAAGCGGCAGCTCGTGCTCCAGGGCGTGCCGGGGACCGGGAAAACGCACGTCGCCCGGTGCCTGGCGCGGCTGCTGGCGGGCGACCGAGCCGACTGCGTGCGGCTGGTCCAGTTCCACCCCTCGTACAGCTACGAAGAGTTCGTGGAGGGCATCCGGGCGCGGCCGGTTGAAGGGAGCGCACGCGGCGAGATCGCGTTCCCCGTGGAGGACGGGCTGCTGTGCCAGTTCGCCGAGCAGGCCCGCGCGCGGCCCAGCGAGCCGCACGTCCTCATCGTGGACGAGTTGAACCGCGGTAACGTCTCACGCATCTTCGGCGAACTGCTGTACCTGCTGGAGTATCGCGACCAGGCGATCACGCTGCCGTACTCCCGGCGCGAGTTCCGCCTGCCGGAGAACGTGTTCGTCCTCGCGACGATGAACCCGCTGGACCGCTCGGCGGTGTCGCTCGACCACGCGCTGCGGCGGCGGTTCTCGTTCGTGGACATGCCCGCGGACGCCGTGGTGCTCGCCTCGTGGCTCGAATCCCGCGCCGACGCCGAACCGACCGACCCGACGTTCAACCCGCGGGTGGTGCTGTTGTTCGAGGAACTGAACCGCCGGCTCGCCCGCGACCTCGGGCCGGACCGGCAGATCGGGCACAGCTTCTTCATGGTGCCCGAGTTGGATCACGATAAACTGGCGGCGGTGTGGACGCACCACGTGCGCCCGGTGCTGCTCGACTACCTCGGCGGGCGCGAGGAGCGGCTCGCCGACTACACGCCGGAACGGCTCGTCGGGGCCGGCGAGAGACGCCGCAAGCCGAAGCCCTCGGTGCCGAACGATGAGCCCTGA
- a CDS encoding MFS transporter, with the protein MSATLPAAPTTVRYRMLFLLCLLAMITYLDRAMYGSAKGDLMAAVGQPEKRFYLVLVAFQIAYALFEIPAGWMGDRFGPRITLLRVVAWFSLFVGLTAFAGYALPGTEIVVIGFGVLVAMQFLFGIGEAGAFPNISKAIYNWFPEDKRGSAKGLVWMSARLMGGLTPFVWVLLVVIGGLTWRQALGVFAAVAALWCVAFYATFRNRPAEHPDVNAAEDELINAGKGATQVNEAVPWGRIFTNRNVLALCAMYTVTNFNWYFLMYYLPKTLKDQFPSGNATDGGKLLLALLGGAPLLVGMAGCLLGGLLTDRYIRRTGDRKWGRRIYGMLGYGLAGCCYAAAAAFTGGNLWVFAGCLILVGFTNDLIMGPSWATAQDIGRRYSAIVSGAMNMVGNLGAALGNLITGLILETYTVKQMVDGKEVDVVSGTGYVTCFTMYAVVYGLGVLTWLVIDPTKPVVEEIVAPEPESEETR; encoded by the coding sequence ATGAGCGCCACGCTGCCTGCCGCGCCGACGACCGTTCGCTACCGAATGCTCTTCCTGTTGTGCCTGCTCGCGATGATTACCTACCTCGACCGCGCCATGTACGGCAGCGCCAAGGGCGACCTCATGGCCGCCGTCGGGCAGCCCGAGAAGCGGTTTTACCTCGTCCTCGTGGCGTTTCAGATCGCCTACGCCCTCTTTGAAATCCCGGCGGGGTGGATGGGCGACCGGTTCGGCCCGCGCATCACCCTCCTGCGGGTCGTTGCGTGGTTTTCGCTGTTCGTCGGGCTGACCGCGTTCGCGGGTTACGCCCTCCCCGGCACCGAAATCGTGGTGATCGGGTTCGGGGTGCTGGTCGCGATGCAGTTCCTGTTCGGCATCGGCGAGGCCGGCGCGTTCCCCAACATCTCGAAGGCGATTTACAACTGGTTCCCGGAAGACAAGCGGGGGAGCGCGAAGGGACTTGTGTGGATGTCGGCCCGCCTCATGGGCGGGCTCACGCCCTTCGTGTGGGTGCTGCTGGTGGTGATCGGCGGGCTGACGTGGCGGCAAGCGCTGGGCGTGTTCGCGGCAGTCGCGGCTCTGTGGTGCGTGGCGTTCTACGCGACCTTCCGCAACCGCCCGGCCGAACACCCGGACGTGAATGCGGCCGAGGACGAACTCATCAACGCCGGAAAGGGCGCAACGCAAGTGAACGAAGCGGTGCCATGGGGCCGCATCTTCACCAACCGGAACGTGCTGGCCCTCTGCGCGATGTACACGGTGACCAATTTCAACTGGTACTTCCTGATGTACTACCTGCCGAAAACGCTCAAGGATCAGTTCCCATCGGGAAACGCGACCGACGGCGGGAAATTGCTCCTCGCGCTACTCGGCGGCGCGCCGTTGCTCGTGGGAATGGCGGGCTGTTTGCTCGGCGGGCTGCTGACCGACCGCTATATCCGCCGAACGGGCGATCGGAAGTGGGGGCGGCGCATCTACGGGATGCTGGGCTACGGGCTAGCGGGGTGCTGTTACGCCGCCGCAGCGGCGTTCACCGGCGGCAACTTGTGGGTGTTCGCCGGGTGCCTGATCCTGGTGGGGTTCACCAACGACCTCATCATGGGGCCGTCGTGGGCGACGGCGCAGGACATCGGGCGCCGGTACTCCGCGATCGTGTCCGGGGCGATGAACATGGTCGGGAACCTCGGCGCCGCCCTCGGCAACCTCATCACCGGCCTGATCCTCGAGACCTACACCGTGAAGCAGATGGTGGACGGTAAGGAAGTCGATGTCGTCAGCGGAACGGGCTACGTGACGTGCTTCACGATGTACGCGGTGGTGTACGGGTTGGGGGTGCTAACTTGGCTCGTGATCGACCCGACGAAACCGGTGGTAGAGGAAATCGTCGCACCGGAGCCCGAGTCGGAAGAGACACGGTAG